One genomic segment of Polyodon spathula isolate WHYD16114869_AA chromosome 17, ASM1765450v1, whole genome shotgun sequence includes these proteins:
- the rpap1 gene encoding RNA polymerase II-associated protein 1 isoform X2, with protein sequence MEMHSTFTHSRFCYKLDQPHCTGGVMLGRPKPGDTEDDLLRYQDRFLASGGDPGVQVIRRPDKRRGEPGTRTPAGETELGATRDIVSMDELPEQPPSLTPAPPQKKSRFRSDRVRFEKDDPAERLDREDPHLTAVLSRIIERDTSAVPVSFPAFTGAPFPKVFHRSEVKDQASVPPGRRSIFAQNIATRTASAVSEPSQNDASAGITGQRLAPPLSEKMQSHQTDSNPSIGAPLRGAAPRLVSGQGLGGPGGLTAARQIHLENEALLRGMSKAEILQEQGRLLAQLDPRLVSFVKSKKSKDVSGPARSQEDRGTEGQMDTQTEPTLSDTEEGPIDMDSETEGRDKESEPPVTVEDLPVKPQEGWVHMNQLEPEKLEWIKDLPRPRKRGTRQAMQARFDFSGSLIPPDADLPPHLGLHHHGEEPQLAGYSLQELFHLSRSQVTQQRSLALTTLARILRKARSSHFASSLRGSVLSTLLDAGLLFLLRFSLDDSVGGVMSAAVHALWALLVAPDDEECLDSTFSWLQGSTTFPLLPSEKPEEEEEEEEEEGVKEAEEKREERRADYDIARTDLIKALLKMQVLARLRYILEVVRPGPRVVQDVLEVLIRIARHSGTSASQVLDSPRLMQTVLSEFLPCSWTPHPLGPPGGPLTLETTHGLPVATAMKLVRVLACSGRHACARLFNSLGLRERLSRYLALEPQDLLLEPHEAVRLSTEALRLWSIAAGYGQTCDLYRELYPILVRALQCVPSLVAPRGPVEPLHTLSVHRAEALITLLTNITLTAGSQEELQREQTRNPESDAPPPPPVEWSHVTGLRPFLLGSLKSCVEVLSDPLLREGAQRLSAAILLYLGSFYTQLPAQSSFQPVQSLQEMESLSSEVLEPLLSHQAVRSMMSELRSCSALCNPNSCSTGPESIPSLPSLSCCGGKPVLSLAGSQSPFPFMTGLCYLLHAMASTHRGLAGKFSPLLVSEPVIGYLRCCCEATPPLSLSCGWLLRHEYQLQYLLLKLAARLIPVHAAVSQHASLYHQVAMAMLPRLLPGSEHLAHDLLSTLTFNPDFIPEGRCGGPEAADLNQLLHLKESHSDPSHNPTSQLDPSPSSSLGALLREAYSHLPSLRGCYLTHLSQLEPLVRRSRESYLGCTPSVQTQLLPPLSGPALPSDWPFLPLVTLYECAGQAESRGCAVETLPPASVESAVCCLQWVLVLEHWREGGGKAVTPAVKLCRLACLFLCGSDLFLEPPVQRYGWAVLRSLCSPPQQATLDLGFPGSPPPGLASFQDLYSALLAQFEAVSFGDPLFGCFLLLPLQRRFSAELRLAVFGEHVGLLRSLGVTLAQLPVPLQLFTSPPEDSLSLLQLYFRALVTGALRRAWCPVLYAVAIAHLNTFLFSQEPAPQKVDTARRGLLRKTYFLTDEVLRTHLLLFKLPRVDSALGFEMYEQLPPIRDKRLNTVLGRDRAEGGRNGGAV encoded by the exons ATGGAAATGCATAGCactttcactcattccaggttttgctacaagcttgatcagccacattgtacag GAGGAGTGATGCTGGGCCGGCCCAAGCCCGGGGACACAGAGGATGACCTGCTCCGGTACCAGGACCGGTTCCTGGCCTCAGGGGGTGATCCGGGGGTGCAGGTGATCCGCAGGCCCGACAAGCGCAGAGGAGAACCCGGAACCAGAACCCCAGCGGGAGAGACAGAGCTGGGGGCCACGAGAGACATCGTCAGCATGGACG AGCTCCCGGAGCAGCCTCCCTCGctcacccccgcccccccccagaAGAAGTCTCGGTTCCGCTCGGATCGCGTGAGGTTTGAGAAGGACGACCCTGCGGAGAGACTTGATCGAGAGGACCCTCACCTCACTGCCGTGCTGTCCAGGATCATT GAGCGTGACACAAGTGCGGTTCCTGTGTCCTTCCCAGCATTCACTGGAGCCCCATTTCCAAAAGTCTTCCACAGGTCAGAGGTCAAAGACCAG GCCTCTGTTCCTCCTGGCAGGAGGAGTATCTTCGCTCAGAATATCGCCACTCGGACAGCGAGTGCGGTCAGTGAGCCTTCCCAGAATGATGCCTCAGCAGGGATCACAGGTCAGAGGTTAGCCCCGCCTCTGTCAGAGAAGATGCAATCACATCAGACTGATTCGAACCCAAGCATCG GGGCTCCGCTCAGAGGGGCTGCTCCGAGGCTGGTCTCAGGACAGGGTCTGGGGGGTCCGGGAGGCCTCACAGCGGCGAGGCAGATCCACCTGGAGAACGAGGCCTTGCTCAGGGGCATGTCCAAGGCAGAGATCCTGCAGGAGCAGGGGAGGCTGCTGGCTCAGCTGG ACCCCAGGCTAGTTTCCTTTGTCAAGTCCAAGAAGTCCAAGGATGTGTCAGGTCCGGCCAGGTCCCAGGAGGATAGAGGAACAGAGGGACAGATGGACACACAGACAGAGCCCACGTTGTCCGATACAGAGGAAGGACCAATAGACATGGATTCTGAGACCGAGGGACGGGACAAAGAATCTGAACCTCCAGTCACAg TGGAAGATCTGCCAGTGAAGCCCCAGGAGGGCTGGGTACACATGAACCAGCTGGAGCCCGAGAAACTGGAGTGGATCAAAGACCTGCCCAGACCCAGGAAGAGGGGAACGAGACAG gcgATGCAGGCCCGCTTCGATTTCTCCGGCTCCCTGATCCCCCCTGACGCTGACCTGCCCCCTCACCTGGGGCTGCACCATCACGGAGAGGAGCCGCAG ctGGCTGGCTATTCCCTCCAGGAGTTGTTCCACCTCTCTCGCAGTCAGGTGACGCAGCAGCGCAGCCTCGCTCTCACCACACTCGCGCGCATCCTGCGCAAG GCTCGCTCTAGTCACTTTGCCTCGTCGCTCAGGGGCAGTGTCCTGTCCACTCTGCTGGACGCCGGCCTGCTCTTCCTGCTGCGCTTCTCGCTGGACGACTCGGTGGGGGGGGTCATGTCGGCCGCGGTGCACGCTCTCTGGGCGCTGCTGGTTGCCCCCGACGATGAG gagtgtttgGACAGTACCTTCTCCTGGTTGCAGGGCAGCACCACCTTCCCACTCCTCCCCTCAGAGAagcctgaggaggaggaggaggaggaggaggaggaaggggtgAAGGAGGCAGAAGAGAAGAGGGAGGAAAGGAGAGCAGATTACGACATTGCCAGGACAGACCTCATCAAG GCCCTGTTGAAGATGCAGGTTCTGGCTCGGCTCAGGTATATCCTGGAGGTGGTCCGGCCCGGTCCCAGGGTGGTCCAGGATGTTCTGGAGGTCCTGATCCGAATTGCCCGTCACTCCGGCACCTCGGCCAGTCAG GTCCTGGACTCCCCACGCTTGATGCAGACTGTCCTGTCGGAGTTCCTGCCCTGTTCCTGGACCCCACACCCCCTTGGCCCCCCTGGCGGCCCTCTCACCCTGGAGACCACACACGGGCTGCCCGTCGCCACGGCGATGAAGCTAGTCAGAGTGCTGGCGTGCTCCGGGAGACACGCGTGTGCCAGGCTG TTTAACAGCTTGGGTCTGCGTGAGAGGCTGTCTCGCTACCTGGCCCTGGAGCCCCAGGACCTACTGCTGGAACCCCATGAGGCAGTGAGGCTGAGCACAGAGGCACTGAGGCTGTGGAGCATCGCGGCAGGGTACGGGCAGACCTGCGACTTGTACAG GGAGCTCTACCCCATCCTGGTGAGGGCTCTGCAGTGTGTCCCCTCTCTGGTGGCCCCGCGAGGCCCTGTGGAACCCCTGCACACTCTGTCTGTGCACAGAGCCGAGGCCTTGATCACCCTGCTCACCAACATCACACTCACCGCGGGCAGCCAGGAGGAGCTGCAGCGAGAGCAGACGCG TAACCCCGAGAGTGATGCGCCTCCCCCGCCCCCAGTGGAGTGGAGTCATGTGACCGGGCTCCGTCCCTTCCTGTTGGGCTCTCTGAAGAGCTGTGTGGAGGTGCTATCTGACCCCCTACTGAGGGAAGGAGCTCAGAGACTGAGCGCTGCAATCTTGCTGTACCTGGGGAGCTTCTACACACAGCTCCCAGCACag AGCTCGTTCCAGCCTGTCCAGTCTCTCCAGGAGATGGAGTCTCTCTCCTCGGAGGTCCTTGAGCCCCTGCTATCCCATCAGGCCGTGCGCAGCATGATGAGCGAGCTCAG gTCCTGCTCAGCGCTGTGTAACCCCAACTCCTGCTCCACAGGCCCGGAGTCCATCCCCAGCCTCCCCAGCCTCAGCTGCTGTGGAGGGAAGCCCGTGCTCAGCCTGGCTGGCTCCCAGTCTCCCTTCCCCTTCATGACGGGTCTCTGTTACCTCCTCCATGCCATGGCCTCCACGCACAGGGGGCTGGCAGGAAAG TTCTCTCCTCTCCTCGTCTCGGAACCTGTGATTGGTTACCTGCGCTGCTGCTGTGAGGCCAcgccccccctctctctctcctgcggCTGGCTGCTGAGACATGAATACCAGCTGCAGTACCTGCTGCTCAAACTGGCTGCCAGACTG ATCCCAGTGCACGCTGCAGTTTCCCAGCACGCCTCGCTCTACCACCAGGTTGCCATGGCGATGCTCCCACGGCTGTTGCCGGGCAGCGAACACCTGGCACACGACCTCCTGTCCACTCTGACCTTTAACCCTGACTTCATCCC AGAGGGGCGCTGTGGAGGCCCAGAAGCTGCAGACCTAAATCAGCTACTTCACCTGAAAGAAAGCCACTCTGACCCCTCCCACAACCCCACCTCCCAGCTAGACCCCTCCCCAAGCTCCTCTCTGGGTGCACTGCTCCGCGAGGCGTACTCCCACCTGCCCTCCCTGCGCGGCTGCTACCTGACTCACCTGTCTCAGCTAGAGCCCTTGGTGCGCCGATCCCGGGAATCTTACCTGGGCTGCACCCCCTCCGTTCAGACCCAGCTCCTCCCACCGCTCTCTGGCCCTGCCCTGCCCTCAGATTGGCCGTTCCTGCCCCTGGTCACCCTGTACGAGTGCGCAGGGCAGGCTGAGTCCAGGGGCTGTGCTGTGGAGACCCTGCCGCCTGCCTCTGTGGAGTCGGCGGTCTGCTGCCTGCAGTGGGTGCTGGTCCTGGAGcactggagggagggaggagggaaggCTGTGACTCCGGCTGTCAAGCTGTGCCGGCTGGCCTGCCTGTTCCTGTGTGGCAGTGATCTGTTCCTGGAGCCCCCTGTGCAGCGCTATGGGTGGGCAGTGCTGCGCTCACTCTGCTCCCCTCCCCAGCAGGCAACACTGGACCTGGGCTTCCCTGGCTCCCCACCTCCTGGCCTTGCTTCCTTCCAGGACCTGTACTCCGCCCTGCTGGCCCAGTTTGAGGCAGTCTCATTCGGGGACCCCCTGTTCGGGTGTTTCCTGCTCCTCCCGCTGCAGCGCAGGTTCAGTGCGGAGCTGCGGCTGGCCGTATTCGGGGAGCATGTGGGACTCCTGCGGTCTCTGGGGGTCACGCTGGCACag ctcccgGTCCCCCTGCAGCTCTTCACCTCTCCCCCAGAGGACTCCCTGTCTCTGCTGCAGCTGTATTTCCGCGCCCTGGTTACGGGAGCCCTGCGCAGGGCGTGGTGTCCTGTACTGTACGCCGTGGCCATCGCGCACCTCAACACATTCCTCTTCTCACAGGAGCCCGCACCTCAG AAAGTGGACACTGCTAGGAGAGGCTTGCTGAGGAAGACCTACTTCCTGACTGATGAG GTTTTGAGGACTCACCTGCTCCTTTTCAAGCTACCCCGAGTCGACTCTGCGCTGGGGTTTGAAATGTACGAGCAGCTCCCTCCAATCAGGGACAAGAGACTGAACACTGTGCTGGGGAGAgacagagcagagggagggagAAACGGAGGAGCtgtgtga
- the rpap1 gene encoding RNA polymerase II-associated protein 1 isoform X4 has product MLGRPKPGDTEDDLLRYQDRFLASGGDPGVQVIRRPDKRRGEPGTRTPAGETELGATRDIVSMDELPEQPPSLTPAPPQKKSRFRSDRVRFEKDDPAERLDREDPHLTAVLSRIIERDTSAVPVSFPAFTGAPFPKVFHRSEVKDQQASVPPGRRSIFAQNIATRTASAVSEPSQNDASAGITGQRLAPPLSEKMQSHQTDSNPSIGAPLRGAAPRLVSGQGLGGPGGLTAARQIHLENEALLRGMSKAEILQEQGRLLAQLDPRLVSFVKSKKSKDVSGPARSQEDRGTEGQMDTQTEPTLSDTEEGPIDMDSETEGRDKESEPPVTVEDLPVKPQEGWVHMNQLEPEKLEWIKDLPRPRKRGTRQAMQARFDFSGSLIPPDADLPPHLGLHHHGEEPQLAGYSLQELFHLSRSQVTQQRSLALTTLARILRKARSSHFASSLRGSVLSTLLDAGLLFLLRFSLDDSVGGVMSAAVHALWALLVAPDDEECLDSTFSWLQGSTTFPLLPSEKPEEEEEEEEEEGVKEAEEKREERRADYDIARTDLIKALLKMQVLARLRYILEVVRPGPRVVQDVLEVLIRIARHSGTSASQVLDSPRLMQTVLSEFLPCSWTPHPLGPPGGPLTLETTHGLPVATAMKLVRVLACSGRHACARLFNSLGLRERLSRYLALEPQDLLLEPHEAVRLSTEALRLWSIAAGYGQTCDLYRELYPILVRALQCVPSLVAPRGPVEPLHTLSVHRAEALITLLTNITLTAGSQEELQREQTRNPESDAPPPPPVEWSHVTGLRPFLLGSLKSCVEVLSDPLLREGAQRLSAAILLYLGSFYTQLPAQSSFQPVQSLQEMESLSSEVLEPLLSHQAVRSMMSELRSCSALCNPNSCSTGPESIPSLPSLSCCGGKPVLSLAGSQSPFPFMTGLCYLLHAMASTHRGLAGKFSPLLVSEPVIGYLRCCCEATPPLSLSCGWLLRHEYQLQYLLLKLAARLIPVHAAVSQHASLYHQVAMAMLPRLLPGSEHLAHDLLSTLTFNPDFIPEGRCGGPEAADLNQLLHLKESHSDPSHNPTSQLDPSPSSSLGALLREAYSHLPSLRGCYLTHLSQLEPLVRRSRESYLGCTPSVQTQLLPPLSGPALPSDWPFLPLVTLYECAGQAESRGCAVETLPPASVESAVCCLQWVLVLEHWREGGGKAVTPAVKLCRLACLFLCGSDLFLEPPVQRYGWAVLRSLCSPPQQATLDLGFPGSPPPGLASFQDLYSALLAQFEAVSFGDPLFGCFLLLPLQRRFSAELRLAVFGEHVGLLRSLGVTLAQLPVPLQLFTSPPEDSLSLLQLYFRALVTGALRRAWCPVLYAVAIAHLNTFLFSQEPAPQKVDTARRGLLRKTYFLTDEVLRTHLLLFKLPRVDSALGFEMYEQLPPIRDKRLNTVLGRDRAEGGRNGGAV; this is encoded by the exons ATGCTGGGCCGGCCCAAGCCCGGGGACACAGAGGATGACCTGCTCCGGTACCAGGACCGGTTCCTGGCCTCAGGGGGTGATCCGGGGGTGCAGGTGATCCGCAGGCCCGACAAGCGCAGAGGAGAACCCGGAACCAGAACCCCAGCGGGAGAGACAGAGCTGGGGGCCACGAGAGACATCGTCAGCATGGACG AGCTCCCGGAGCAGCCTCCCTCGctcacccccgcccccccccagaAGAAGTCTCGGTTCCGCTCGGATCGCGTGAGGTTTGAGAAGGACGACCCTGCGGAGAGACTTGATCGAGAGGACCCTCACCTCACTGCCGTGCTGTCCAGGATCATT GAGCGTGACACAAGTGCGGTTCCTGTGTCCTTCCCAGCATTCACTGGAGCCCCATTTCCAAAAGTCTTCCACAGGTCAGAGGTCAAAGACCAG CAGGCCTCTGTTCCTCCTGGCAGGAGGAGTATCTTCGCTCAGAATATCGCCACTCGGACAGCGAGTGCGGTCAGTGAGCCTTCCCAGAATGATGCCTCAGCAGGGATCACAGGTCAGAGGTTAGCCCCGCCTCTGTCAGAGAAGATGCAATCACATCAGACTGATTCGAACCCAAGCATCG GGGCTCCGCTCAGAGGGGCTGCTCCGAGGCTGGTCTCAGGACAGGGTCTGGGGGGTCCGGGAGGCCTCACAGCGGCGAGGCAGATCCACCTGGAGAACGAGGCCTTGCTCAGGGGCATGTCCAAGGCAGAGATCCTGCAGGAGCAGGGGAGGCTGCTGGCTCAGCTGG ACCCCAGGCTAGTTTCCTTTGTCAAGTCCAAGAAGTCCAAGGATGTGTCAGGTCCGGCCAGGTCCCAGGAGGATAGAGGAACAGAGGGACAGATGGACACACAGACAGAGCCCACGTTGTCCGATACAGAGGAAGGACCAATAGACATGGATTCTGAGACCGAGGGACGGGACAAAGAATCTGAACCTCCAGTCACAg TGGAAGATCTGCCAGTGAAGCCCCAGGAGGGCTGGGTACACATGAACCAGCTGGAGCCCGAGAAACTGGAGTGGATCAAAGACCTGCCCAGACCCAGGAAGAGGGGAACGAGACAG gcgATGCAGGCCCGCTTCGATTTCTCCGGCTCCCTGATCCCCCCTGACGCTGACCTGCCCCCTCACCTGGGGCTGCACCATCACGGAGAGGAGCCGCAG ctGGCTGGCTATTCCCTCCAGGAGTTGTTCCACCTCTCTCGCAGTCAGGTGACGCAGCAGCGCAGCCTCGCTCTCACCACACTCGCGCGCATCCTGCGCAAG GCTCGCTCTAGTCACTTTGCCTCGTCGCTCAGGGGCAGTGTCCTGTCCACTCTGCTGGACGCCGGCCTGCTCTTCCTGCTGCGCTTCTCGCTGGACGACTCGGTGGGGGGGGTCATGTCGGCCGCGGTGCACGCTCTCTGGGCGCTGCTGGTTGCCCCCGACGATGAG gagtgtttgGACAGTACCTTCTCCTGGTTGCAGGGCAGCACCACCTTCCCACTCCTCCCCTCAGAGAagcctgaggaggaggaggaggaggaggaggaggaaggggtgAAGGAGGCAGAAGAGAAGAGGGAGGAAAGGAGAGCAGATTACGACATTGCCAGGACAGACCTCATCAAG GCCCTGTTGAAGATGCAGGTTCTGGCTCGGCTCAGGTATATCCTGGAGGTGGTCCGGCCCGGTCCCAGGGTGGTCCAGGATGTTCTGGAGGTCCTGATCCGAATTGCCCGTCACTCCGGCACCTCGGCCAGTCAG GTCCTGGACTCCCCACGCTTGATGCAGACTGTCCTGTCGGAGTTCCTGCCCTGTTCCTGGACCCCACACCCCCTTGGCCCCCCTGGCGGCCCTCTCACCCTGGAGACCACACACGGGCTGCCCGTCGCCACGGCGATGAAGCTAGTCAGAGTGCTGGCGTGCTCCGGGAGACACGCGTGTGCCAGGCTG TTTAACAGCTTGGGTCTGCGTGAGAGGCTGTCTCGCTACCTGGCCCTGGAGCCCCAGGACCTACTGCTGGAACCCCATGAGGCAGTGAGGCTGAGCACAGAGGCACTGAGGCTGTGGAGCATCGCGGCAGGGTACGGGCAGACCTGCGACTTGTACAG GGAGCTCTACCCCATCCTGGTGAGGGCTCTGCAGTGTGTCCCCTCTCTGGTGGCCCCGCGAGGCCCTGTGGAACCCCTGCACACTCTGTCTGTGCACAGAGCCGAGGCCTTGATCACCCTGCTCACCAACATCACACTCACCGCGGGCAGCCAGGAGGAGCTGCAGCGAGAGCAGACGCG TAACCCCGAGAGTGATGCGCCTCCCCCGCCCCCAGTGGAGTGGAGTCATGTGACCGGGCTCCGTCCCTTCCTGTTGGGCTCTCTGAAGAGCTGTGTGGAGGTGCTATCTGACCCCCTACTGAGGGAAGGAGCTCAGAGACTGAGCGCTGCAATCTTGCTGTACCTGGGGAGCTTCTACACACAGCTCCCAGCACag AGCTCGTTCCAGCCTGTCCAGTCTCTCCAGGAGATGGAGTCTCTCTCCTCGGAGGTCCTTGAGCCCCTGCTATCCCATCAGGCCGTGCGCAGCATGATGAGCGAGCTCAG gTCCTGCTCAGCGCTGTGTAACCCCAACTCCTGCTCCACAGGCCCGGAGTCCATCCCCAGCCTCCCCAGCCTCAGCTGCTGTGGAGGGAAGCCCGTGCTCAGCCTGGCTGGCTCCCAGTCTCCCTTCCCCTTCATGACGGGTCTCTGTTACCTCCTCCATGCCATGGCCTCCACGCACAGGGGGCTGGCAGGAAAG TTCTCTCCTCTCCTCGTCTCGGAACCTGTGATTGGTTACCTGCGCTGCTGCTGTGAGGCCAcgccccccctctctctctcctgcggCTGGCTGCTGAGACATGAATACCAGCTGCAGTACCTGCTGCTCAAACTGGCTGCCAGACTG ATCCCAGTGCACGCTGCAGTTTCCCAGCACGCCTCGCTCTACCACCAGGTTGCCATGGCGATGCTCCCACGGCTGTTGCCGGGCAGCGAACACCTGGCACACGACCTCCTGTCCACTCTGACCTTTAACCCTGACTTCATCCC AGAGGGGCGCTGTGGAGGCCCAGAAGCTGCAGACCTAAATCAGCTACTTCACCTGAAAGAAAGCCACTCTGACCCCTCCCACAACCCCACCTCCCAGCTAGACCCCTCCCCAAGCTCCTCTCTGGGTGCACTGCTCCGCGAGGCGTACTCCCACCTGCCCTCCCTGCGCGGCTGCTACCTGACTCACCTGTCTCAGCTAGAGCCCTTGGTGCGCCGATCCCGGGAATCTTACCTGGGCTGCACCCCCTCCGTTCAGACCCAGCTCCTCCCACCGCTCTCTGGCCCTGCCCTGCCCTCAGATTGGCCGTTCCTGCCCCTGGTCACCCTGTACGAGTGCGCAGGGCAGGCTGAGTCCAGGGGCTGTGCTGTGGAGACCCTGCCGCCTGCCTCTGTGGAGTCGGCGGTCTGCTGCCTGCAGTGGGTGCTGGTCCTGGAGcactggagggagggaggagggaaggCTGTGACTCCGGCTGTCAAGCTGTGCCGGCTGGCCTGCCTGTTCCTGTGTGGCAGTGATCTGTTCCTGGAGCCCCCTGTGCAGCGCTATGGGTGGGCAGTGCTGCGCTCACTCTGCTCCCCTCCCCAGCAGGCAACACTGGACCTGGGCTTCCCTGGCTCCCCACCTCCTGGCCTTGCTTCCTTCCAGGACCTGTACTCCGCCCTGCTGGCCCAGTTTGAGGCAGTCTCATTCGGGGACCCCCTGTTCGGGTGTTTCCTGCTCCTCCCGCTGCAGCGCAGGTTCAGTGCGGAGCTGCGGCTGGCCGTATTCGGGGAGCATGTGGGACTCCTGCGGTCTCTGGGGGTCACGCTGGCACag ctcccgGTCCCCCTGCAGCTCTTCACCTCTCCCCCAGAGGACTCCCTGTCTCTGCTGCAGCTGTATTTCCGCGCCCTGGTTACGGGAGCCCTGCGCAGGGCGTGGTGTCCTGTACTGTACGCCGTGGCCATCGCGCACCTCAACACATTCCTCTTCTCACAGGAGCCCGCACCTCAG AAAGTGGACACTGCTAGGAGAGGCTTGCTGAGGAAGACCTACTTCCTGACTGATGAG GTTTTGAGGACTCACCTGCTCCTTTTCAAGCTACCCCGAGTCGACTCTGCGCTGGGGTTTGAAATGTACGAGCAGCTCCCTCCAATCAGGGACAAGAGACTGAACACTGTGCTGGGGAGAgacagagcagagggagggagAAACGGAGGAGCtgtgtga